The Terrirubrum flagellatum nucleotide sequence TCGCGCTCGTCGTCGCGATGACATGGCTTGCGTCCAATCTCGTGCATGGCCGCATCGGCCGCATGTGGATGGCGGTGCGCGATATGGATATCGCGGCCGAGCTGATGGGCATCAGGTTGCTGCCGACGAAGCTGCTTGCATTTGCGGTCTCGTCTTTCTTCTGCGGCGTCGCCGGCGCCTGCATGATGTTCCTGTGGTATGGCGGCGGCGAAGCAAACGACCTCTTCAACATCAATCTCAGTTTCAACATCCTGTTCATGGTGATCATCGGCGGGCTGGGAAGCCTCATCGGCTCCTTCATGGGCGCGGCCTTCATCTCGATCCTGCCGACCGCGTTGAAGTTCGGCCTGCCCGCCATCGGCATCCCGCTGCTCGGCTCCACCGCCGAACACATCACCTACATGCTGGTCGGCGCGCTGATCATTTTCTTTCTCATTGTCGAGCCGCATGGGCTCGCGCGGCTGTGGCAGATTCTCAAGCAGAAGCTTCGCGTATGGCCGTTTCCCTATTGAACCAAGAGCCTCGTCGTCGGCCTGTCCGGATTATCCGGTCCGCACAGGCTCGCGACAGAAGAGGCCAGCAGCAAGCAAACCCGATTGGAGGATGACCATGGATGCAAGAGTGATGAAGAGGGGCGCTGTTTTCGCAGCGCTTGTCGCCGCGGCCGCATTCAGCGCGCCGGTGAATGCGCAGGACACGCTGTATATCGCCAACAACAGCTATCGCACGGGGCCTTTCGCCGGCTCGGGCATCCCGATCGGCGATGGCATGCGCGACTACATGACGATGCTGAACGAGCGCGATGGCGGCATCGGCGGCGTGAAGATCAATTTCGAGGAATGCGAGACGGGCTACGACACCAAGAAGAGCATCGAATGCTACGAGCAGGGAAAATCGAAGGGCATGCTGCTCTATTCCCCCTGGTCGACCGGCGCGACGCTCGCTGCGATCCCGCGCGCGCATGTCGACAAGATTCCGATTCTCTCGATGGCGTACGGGCTTTCGGCGTCCGCCGAAGGCAACACCTTCCCATGGGTGTTCATCCCGCCGGTGACCTACTGGGACGGCGCGTCGATCATGGTGAAATACATGGCGGCGCGCGAAGGCGGTCTCGACAAGCTCAAGGGCAAGACGCTCGGGCTCATCCATCTCGATGCGCCGTTCGGCAAGGAGCCGATCCCGGTGCTTGAGAACCTCGCGAAGAAATACGGCTTCACCGTCAAGCTCTATCCGGTCGCCGCGGCCGACATGCAGAACCAGAGCGCGGTGTGGCTCAACATCAGGCGCGATCGCGTCGACTATCTCTATAATCAGGGATGGGGCGCGATGAATCCGACCGCTGTGAAAGAAGCGGTGCGCAACAACTTCCCGATGGACAAGCTGGTCGGCGTCTGGTGGGCCGGCGGCGACGACGATGCGCGCGCCGGCGGAGCGCAGGCGAAGGGCTATCGCTCGCTCAACCTGCAGATGGCGGGCGTGAACTTCCCGGTCATTCAGGACATCCAGAAATATGTCGTCGACAAGGGCAAGAGCCTGTCGCCGAAGGAGAGGGTCGGAGAGAATCTCTATAACCGCGGCGTGCTCAACGCGATGCTGATCGCGGAAGCGATCCGCAATGCGCAGAAGGTCTCGGGCAAGAAGGTTCCGACCACGGACGATGTGCGCAAGGGACTCGAGATGCTCAACATCACCGAGGCGCGCCTGAAAGAGCTCGGCATGGAAGGCTTCACCATTCCGATGAAGGTGAGCTGCAACGACCATAGCGGCCACACCAAGGTCTATGTGGCGGAGTGGGACGGCGCGAAATGGACGAAGTCGTCGGACTGGCTCGAGCCGATCCGCGATGAGGTGCGTCCGCTCATCGAAGAAAACGCCAAGGATTATGTCGAAAAGAATGCGGGCTGGCCGAAGCGCACGGAAGCCTGCGCGAGCAGCTCGTAAGGGCGGTAGCGCCGTTCCCTTCTCCCCGTCTCGACGGGGAGAAGGTGGCGCGAAGCGCCGGATGAGGGGCCGTCAGAAGTGGCGATTTGCAACGCACCTCACCCGATTTGCTCGCGACGATGCTGCGCATCGCGCTCCGCAAATCACCCTCTCCCCGCATGCGGGGAGAGGGACGCGCGGCACGATCGCGATCTGGTGAAAGCGTTTTCTCCTGCCGCTTCTTGTGGCGGCGGAGGAAAGAAGGAGTGGCATCGATGTCCGCCGCTTTGAAACCTGCAGCGCAACCTGCCGACCTCATCCTGTCGGTGAACAATATCGAAGTGGTCTATGACCACGTCATTCTCGTGCTCAAGGGCGTGTCGCTCGATGTGGCGCGCGGCGGCATCGTGGCGATCCTCGGCGCCAACGGCGCGGGCAAAACGACGACGCTGAAAGCGATCTCCAATCTTCTACGCGCCGAGCGCGGCGACGTCACCAAGGGCAGCATCGAGTTCAATAGCGAGCGCGTCGACAAATTGTCGCCAAGCGAGCTCGTGCGGCGCGGCTGCATCCAGGTGATGGAGGGCCGCCATTGCTTCGGCCATCTCTCGATCGAGGAGAACCTGCTCACCGGCGCCTTCACGCGGCGCGATGGCGCGGCGGCGATCAAGCGCGATCTTGAAATGGTGTATGAATATTTCCCGCGCCTGCGCGAGCGCCGCAACTCCATGTCGGGCTATACGTCCGGCGGCGAGCAGCAGATGTGCGCCATCGGCCGCGCGATGATGAGCCGGCCGAAGATGATCCTGCTCGACGAGCCTTCGATGGGGCTCGCGCCGCAGATCGTCGAGCAGATTTTCGAAATCGTGAAGATCGTCAACGAGAAGGAGGGCGTGTCCTTCCTGCTTGCGGAGCAGAACACCAATATGGCGCTGCGCTACGCGACCTATGGCTACATCATGGAGACTGGGCGCGTCGTCATGGACGGCTCTGCGCAGTCGCTCCGCGAGAACGAGGATGTGAAGGAATTCTATCTCGGGGTCGGCGGCGAGGGCCGCAAGAGCTTCCGCGAAGTGAAGAGCTACAAGCGCCGCAAGAGGTGGCTGGCGTAATGTTGCGGTCGCGCGCCGTCGCCATCACATTGAAGGCATGCCCTATGCCCTGCTCGGCCTCTTGCTCCTCGTCCTCGTCTTCGCCCCCCAGCTCTGGGTGCGGCAGGTGATGACGCGCCATTCATTGCACCGCCCCGATTTTCCCGGCACGGGCGGCGAACTCGCGCGGCATTTGCTCGATGAGGCGGGATTGCACGAGGTCAGCGTCGAGACCACGCCCGCCGGCGATCACTATGACCCTGTGACCCGCGCGGTGCGGCTGACGCCCGCCAATCATGACGGGCGATCGATCACGGCCGTCGCGGTAGCGGCGCATGAGGTGAGCCATGCCGTGCAGCATGCGCGCGGCGAGAGGCTGTTCGACTGGCGCGGACGGCTGATGCGGCTCCTTGTAGGCGCCGACCAGATTGCGACGATCGGCTTCTTCGTCATTCTTGCGCTTTCGATCGTCACCCGCTCGCCTTTCATCCTGCTGGCGCAAGTTGCATTGATGGTGTTGCTGCTCGTCGCGCATGTGGCGGCGCATCTCGTCACGCTGCCGCTCGAAATCGATGCGAGTTTCGGCAAGGCGTTGCCGGTGTTGGAGCGCGGGCGTTATCTCGCCAGCGCCGATCTGCCGGCGGCGCGGCAGGTGCTGCGCGCGGCCGCTTTCACCTATGTCGCCGCTGCGCTCATGAGCATTCTGAACATCCTGCGGATGATGCGGTTCGGACGATGAGATCGTTCGCCGCGCCGCGCGAGGAGATGAGGCGATGACGGGCCATTACGACGCGCGCGAGACGCAGGCTCCGGAAATGCGCGAGCGCGATCTGTTCGCACGATTGCCGGCCGCTGTCGCGCGCTCGCTTGAAACGCCGGGCTGGCGCGTGCATCTGGGATCGCTCGACGCGCGCGCAATCTCGTCCCGCGAGGCGCTCGCCGAGCTCCCAGTGCTGCGCAAGTCGGATTTATCGCGCCTGCAGAAGGAGAATCCACCTTTCGCCGGATTCGTCAGCGGGTCGCTTGGCGCCTTCGGACGGCTGTTCACTTCGCCCGGTCCGATCTTCGAACCGGAAGGACGCGAGGACGACGCCTGGCGCGCGGCGCGTGCGCTGTTTGCCGTGGGCTGCCGCGAAGGCGATATCGTCCTCAACACCTTCAGCTATCATCTGACGCCGGGCGGCTTCATCATGGATTCCGCCGCGCGCGCGTTGAAATGCCCTGTCATTCCCGCGGGCCCGGGCAATACGGAGCAGACGCTCGACGTGGTTCAACAACTCAGGCCCAGCGCTTATTGCGGCACGCCCGATTTCCTGAAAATTCTGCTCGACAAGGCCGGTGCGCTCGATCGCGACGCGTCGTCGATCAGGCGCGCGCTTGTTTCAGGCGCGGCCTTCCCGCCATCTTTGCAAACGGAAATGAAAGCGCGCGGCGTCGACGCCTATCAGACCTACGCCACCGCCGACGTCGGCGTCATCGCCTATGAGAGCCCGGCGCGCGAAGGGCTGATCATCAATGAAGACATCATTGTCGAGATCGTGCGTCCGGGCACCGGTGATCCCGTTGCCGAGGGCGAGGTTGGCGAAATCGTCGTGACCACGCTCGATCCGCATCATCCGATGATCCGGCTGGCGCTCGGCGATCTCACGGCCGCGCTGCCGGGCGTGAGTTCCTGCGGCCGCACCAATATGCGCATCAAGGGCTGGATGGGCCGCGCCGATCAGACGGCGAAGGTGAAGGGCATGTTCGTGCGTCCCGAACAGATCGCGGAGATCGGCAAGCGCCATCCCGAACTCGCGAAGCTGCGTCTCGTGGTGTCGCGCGCCAATGAGCAGGACGAGATGAAATTGCGTGCGGAAACCGCTGCGCCATCGGAACATCTGGCGGAAGCAGTGGCGGAGAGCGTGATCGCGCTCACCAAACTGCGCGGAGCGGTCGAGTTCGTCGCGCCGGGCGCGTTGCCGAACGACGGCAAGGTGATCGCCGACGAGCGGCCGATTGGTTGAATTCACCAGTCGATGGCGCGCATATTTTTGGCGCGCAGAAATTCATTCGCCCGCGAAAACGGTTTCGAGCCAAAGAACCCGTTCCGCGCCGAGAGCGGCGAAGGATGCGCGCTTTCGATGATCAGGTCGCGCGAAGCGTCGGTGAGGTCGCGATAGCTGCGCGCTTTGTCGCCCCACAGGATGAAGATAGCGGGCTTTCCACGTTTGGCGACCGCTCTCACGGCTTCGCGCGTCAGCTCCTGCCAGCCGAGCTTCATATGTGCGCCGGCGGCGCCGGCCTCGACGGTGAGCGCCGTGTTGAGGAGCAGCACGCCCTGTTTCGCCCAGTCGCTGAGATCGCCATTCCCGCGCTCGATTCCGAGATCGCTCTTCAGCTCCTTGAAGATGTTGCGGAGCGAAGCAGGCAAGGTCCCGTCGCCGACATAGGAGAAGGCGAGACCGTGCGCGTGCCCGGGAGTGGGATAGGGATCCTGCCCGAGAATGACGACGCCGGCGCGGTCGAGCGGCGTCAGATAGAGCGCGCGAAAGATGTCCTGCGGCGCAGGGAGAATTTTCACGCCGCGCGCCGCGCGCGCATCGACTTCACGCAGCAACAGCTTTGCGCGGCCTCCGGAGAAAAAAGGAAGCGAGCGCCAGCCTTGATCGAAATCGCCATCTGCAAGCGCACTCTCCAGCGCGCCCGCATAGGCGGAGCTTAGATCGTTCATGGGATCATCGAGCGTCCGCGATCCCGACGCCTGGTCGGAATCGCGAATGCGCCGTCGCTCACTTGATGGTGATGCGGCCTTCCACCTGGCTCGTCACCGTGCCGAGCTTGCGGATATAGACCATCACCTCATTCGCCATCAGCTTGCCGTCGGTCAGGCCGATCAGCATCTTGCCCTTGCCGAGCGAGGTGTAGCCGTCGCCGCCGGCGAGGATGTATTCGTTCGCGGCGACCTTGTAGCTCTTGGCGGGATCGAGCGGAGCGCCGTTCACCGAGACCGACGTGACGCGCTGGCCGACCGGCAGCTTGGGATCGAACTCGTACTTGATGCCGGAGACCTGCGCGAAGCGGCCGGCGCGCGCCTCGTAAAGCGACACGCCATTTTCGAGCGCGGCCTTGAGATCGGAGCCCTTCAGTTCGATCATCACGGTGACATTGCCGAACGGGAGTTCAGTGAGGATGTCGCGGCGGGTCAGTTTCTGTCCGGCCGTATATTGCTTGTTGGCGCGAATGCCGCCGCCATTGACGATCGCGGCTTCGGCGCCGGTCGACGCCTTGATCGCGTCAGCGAAGAGATTGCCGATCGCCGTCTCGCGGGTGCGCACGCTGATCGTGGTCGAGTCGAGCGGCACGGAGGTCACGCCGAGATCGACATCGAGCTCCTTCGACAGCTCTCCCTCGTATTTCTTGACGACGGCGAGGGTCTCCGGATCGGGCGTCGCATTCCGGGAATCGTTGATGCGGAAGGAAGGCGACCAGCTCACCACGCGCTTGCCGTCGACAGTGCGCGACGAGAGCGCGAGATCGACGGCGGTGACGTAGTTTCCTTCCTCGTTCGACTCCACCATCACCGTCTTGCCGTCGAAGCCGACCGCAAGATCATGGTCGTGGCCGGTCAACAGCACGTCGACGAGCTTCGACTTGACGATGGCGTTGTCTTCCTCGCGATCGGTGTGGGCGCAGCAGACGATGATGTCGGCGCCCTGGTCGCGCAGCAGCTTCACCTGCGCGCGCACAGTGTCCATCGTCGGCAAGAATTTGATGTCGCCCGGCGTCGAAAGCTGATCGGTATAGGGCAGCGCGACGCCGAACACGCCGATCTTGTAGCCTGCCCGTTCGAACATCGCGTTGTCCTTGTGATCGGGCAACGGGGAGCCATCCGCCTGGCGCATGTTGGCGGCGAAATAGGGGAATTTCGACTGCTTGAAGCGCTTGAAATAGACGTCCTTGCCAAAGTCGAATTCGTGATTGCCGGGCACGAACACGTCGGGCGGCGCCATGTTCGTCAGCTCGACGATGTGCTCGCCCTGATCGAAGCCGGACATCAGCGAGGGCGAGAAGGTGTCGCCCGCGTGGAAGTAGATCATGGGCGTTCCCTTCGCCCGTTCTTCCTTCACGATGCCGGAGAGGCGCGCGAACCCGCCACGGCCCTTGTCTTCGCTCATCTTGTAGATGTCGTTGACGAGAAGCAGCGTCACCGTCGCGCCAGCGCCCTGCGCGGCTGCGGGCGTGTGGCCGGACGCCGCCGCGACGCCTGTCGCCGCCAGCGCGCCGAAAGCCTTGCGTCGGGAAATCACGGTCGTCTCGGTCATGGGCGGCGGCTCCTGTCTGGAATTCGTCGAAACGGTAGAGCGGATGAGGCCGCTCTGTCATCCGAAATTGCGGTTGTCTTTCGCCGGCTCATGACAATGTTTTGGCGGCTCGTGGCTGCGTGCGTCGCGGAGGCCAATTGTGCCGCCCGGCCGCATGCCCCATGAGCCTCTTCAAAGACGCCCCGATGACGAGACCCATGACAACAGCCGAAGCCCGAGCCAGCGCCGCGCCTCTCCCCGCCGACCATCCCGTGTCGAAGGTCGGGAAGATCGGCGTGCTGCTGTTGCAGCTCGGCACGCCTGACGGCACCGACTACTGGTCGATGCGGCGCTACCTCAAGGAATTCCTCTCTGACCGGCGCGTGATCGAAACGCCACGCTGGCTATGGTGGCCGATCCTCAACCTGATCATCCTGACCAAGCGACCCTCGTCGAAAGGCAGGGATTACGAGTCGATCTGGAACAAGGAGCTGAACGAGGGGCCGCTGCTGACGATCACGCGCGCGCAAGGAGAGAAGCTCGCCGCGCGTCTCGCCGCGCTCGATGAGCGCATCATCGTCGATTTCGCCATGCGCTATGGCAATCCGACGACGGATTCGCGCATCCGGGCGCTGAAGGATGAGGGATGCGACCGCATCCTGCTCTTGCCGCTCTATCCCCAATATGCGGCGGCGACGACGGCGACCGCCTGCGATTCCGCCTTCAAGACGTTGATGGACATGCGCTGGCAGCCCTCGGTCAGAACCGCGCCCGCCTGGCATGACGAGCCCGCCTATATCGGGGCGCTGGCGGAGAGCGTGAGGGCGAAGCTCGCCGGTCTCGATTTTACGCCCGACATGCTGATCGCGTCATTCCATGGCGTGCCGAAGGAGTACCTTCTTAAGGGTGATCCCTATCACTGCCAGTGCGTGAAGACCGGTCGCCTCCTGCGCGAGGCGCTGGGCTGGGAGAAGGATCGCTTCATGACCTGCTTCCAGTCGCGCTTCGGTTCGGCCGAATGGCTGAAGCCCTATCTCATCGACACCATGGGCGAGCTGCCGGCGCGCGGCGTCAAGAAGGTCGTGGTGATCGCGCCGGGCTTCACCACGGATTGCCTGGAGACGCTGGAGGAGATCGAGGTCGAGAACCGCAATCACTTCCTGCATCATGGCGGCGAGAAGTTCGCCTATGTCCCCTGCCTCAATGACAGCGACGCCGGGATCGATGTGATCGAGAGGGTGGCGCGGCGCGAATTGATGGGTTGGTCGCCGGCCGCCTGACGCAAAAAAACGGCCCGGATGTCCGGGCCGTTTCATGTTCAGAACTGCGTTTCGCTTACTCGGCCGGCTGGTCTTCAGCGCGTGGATTCTCAAGCGGCAGGCCTTCACCCTTCGGCTCGCCGCGCCGGCGCCGACGCGCGCGGTAGGGCGAACGGAGTTCGCCGTTCTCGCCATTGTCGACATCCGGCGGTGCGGCCGCTTCCACCGGTTCGAAGGACTCTGCGGGAGGCGCTTCGCTCGGCGCGTTGTCGCCGCCATTCATGCCGCGGGGGGCGCCGCCGGTGATGAAGGAGGGCAGGCCGCCGCCTTGGTCTTCGGCCTCCGGCTCAGGCCGGCGGGGACGGAAGTCGCCGCGTTGGTTGCGGGGCGGGAAGCGACGGTCGCCGCGGTCCTGCCTCTCGCCGCGATCCTGGCGGTCGCCGAACTGCTGTCGGTCGTCACGATCCTGTCGGTCGTTATAGGGCGGGCGGTCGCCGCGATCCTGCCTGTCGCCATAGCCCTGGCGATCGCCACGGTCCTGACGATCCCCGCGGTCCTGCCGGTCGCCACGATTTTGGCGTTCGCCATAGGGCGGCCTGTCGCCGCGATCCTGACGATCGTTGAAATTCTGCCGCTCCGGGCGATCCTGCCGGTCCTGATAGGGCTGGCGCTCGCGCGGCGGAAAGGCCTGGCCGCCTTCCATCTGCGGTTGATCGGCGAAGGCGGGGTCCTGACGCTGCGGCTGATTCTGCTGACGGAAATCAGGGTAGGGCTGCTGCATTCCCGTCAGATCATCATCATCGTCGCCGGCGTCATCGGCCTCGCCCTCGGCGGGACGTCCGAAGCCCTGGGCTTGGGCCATGGCGGCCTGGGCGGCTGTGATGATGCGGTAATAATGCTCGGCGTGCTGGAGATAGGCCTCCGCGAGCACCGGATCGCCGGACACCTGGGCGTCGCGCGCGAGCTGGGAGTATTTCTCCACGATGTGCTGGGGATTGCCCCGGACCTTCACGTCAGGCCCGTTCGACTCGTAACTGCGCGCCAGCGGATTGGACGGCTTGTTGTTGCGGTTGTTGTGCCGACCGCGCATCCGCTTGTTGTTGTGGTTAGGCCGCATCGAACCTCTCTGTTCGCGATTGACCAAAATTCGAGAATGGCTGGTCCGCCCAGCCGCCATCAGGATCGGGTTTCGCGCGCCATGCGCAGCGATCGAACACCGCTTTCAGGAGCGGTGACGAAGACCCGTGCTGATCAGAGTTCCATAAGAGGCGATGTCACGCCCGCGCTATCTGTTCCGTCCAGATTGGTCGACGCCAGCTTGTTCAGCGCGCCGGGACCCCAGCAATTGCCGCACGAATCTTCATCAGCGGCGTTCTCTAGGGCTCTATGTAGTCGCTTCAAGGGCGTTCGCCAAGCCATTTCGGCCGTTATTCGCAGCTTTGAGCTCACCTAGCGTCAGATCGTGATCGCGACGACACGGTCCCTGCCGGCAAGGTCCCGGAGGACCGACGGGCCCGGCAGGCCGCGACGCCGGACGAGAGCGCTGACATCGGCGGCCTGATCATGGCCGATCTCGAACAGGGCCGCGCCGCCGGGACGCAGCAGCCGCGGCAGGTCGTCGAGAATGGCGCGATAAGGAGCGAGCCCGTCCGCGCCGCCATCGAGCGCAAGCGCGGGATCGTGCTCTGTGACCTCCCGCGCGAGGCCAGCGATTTCCTGGCTGCGGATGTAAGGCGGGTTCGCCACGAGAAGATCGAAGCCGCCACGAAGCGCGGCGCTCCAGTCGCCGACGGTGAAGCAGGCGCGGCCGGCGAGATCAAGCGCGCGCGCATTTTCGCGCGCGGTCGAAGCTGCGCCGAACGCGCGATCGATTCCGATTCCTGTCGCTTGCTTCCGCTCATGCAGGATCGAGAGGAGGATGCATCCCGTGCCGGTCCCGAGATCGACAACGGAGAGCGGCGCGTCGCGATCGGGAAAAATCCGCAGCGCTTCTTCAACGATCAGTTCCGTTTCCGGCCGTGGCGAGAGCGTGTCCGGCGACAGTTTGAACCGCAGGCCGAAGAATTCCTTCCAGCCGAGGATGCGCGCGACAGGTTCGCCCGCGATGCGTCGCGCGATCGCGGCGTCGACCTGCGCGATCATGCCTTCGTCGACTGGCGCCTCGGGCGAACGAACGAGATCGAGCGCATCGAGCCCGAGCGCGTGCAATGTCAGAACACGCGCATCGAGCGCGGGTTTGTCGATGTCGGCTTCAGTGAGGCGACGGCGAGCCGCGGCGAGCAGCTCCGCGCGCGTCATCACGCCGCCTCGGCCGCAAGCTTGATCGCCTGGTCCTCGGTGATCAGCGCATCAATGATCTCGTCGAGCGACACGCCTTCCAGAATCTGCGGCAATTTGTAGAGCGTCAGTTCGATGCGGTGATCGGTGACGCGGCCTTGCGGGAAATTATAGGTGCGAATGCGCTCCGAGCGATCGCCGGAGCCGACCTGCGCGCGGCGATCGGCGGCGCGGGCCGAATCCCGCTTCGTGCGTTCGAGATCGAACAGGCGCGCGCGCAAGAGCGCCATCGCCTTCGCCTTGTTGCGATGCTGCGAGCGCTCCTCCTGCATCAGCACGGCAAGGCCCGTGGGAACGTGCGTGATGCGCACGGCGCTTTCGGTCTTGTTGACGTGCTGGCCGCCAGCGCCGCCGGAGCGCAGCGTGTCGATGCGCAGGTCCGCGTCATTGATGACGACGTCGACCTCTTCCGCCTGCGGCAGAACCGCAACAGTGGCGGCCGAGGTATGGATGCGTCCGCTCGCCTCCGTGTCGGGCACGCGCTGCACGCGATGGGCGCCGGATTCAAATTTCAGGCGGGCGTAGACGCCCTGTCCTTCGATCTCAGCGATCGCCTCCTTGTAGCCGCCGACGCTGCCTTCGCTTTCCGAGAGAAGTTCGAAACGCCAGCCATGGAGCGAGGCGTAGCGCATATACATGCGCAGGAGATCGCCGGCGAAAAGCGCGGCTTCGTCGCCGCCGGTGCCGGCGCGGATTTCGAGAATGACGCCGCGCGCGTCGGCTGCATCCTTCGGCAGAAGCGCGAGCCTGATTTCCTTTTCCAGCGTCTCGCGTTTTTCCAGGAGGCCCGGACGCTCGGCTTCGGCAAGCGCGCGCAGATCGGCGTCGGTCGCGGAGTCGGCGATCATCGCGTCATAGTCGGCGAGTTCGACTTCTGTCTCACGGAATGCGCGGATGGCGCGCGCGACGCCTTCGACCTCCGCCACCTCCTTCGAGAGCGAGACGACGCTCGCGCCATCCGTCGCCTGATTGAGGCGCGCGATGAGATCATCGTGCCGGGTGAGAATGGCGTCGAGGCGGGCGGTGGGAAGCGACATGGCGGAACAAATTCAGAAAGGGCGACGGACGGAGAACGGCGAGCGCCGCTAGATCGGCACGCCGGTCTCGCGGGCGAAGCCGGTCAGCTCCTCGCGCAGCGAATCCATCCGCGCGCGCTCCTTCATCCAGACGGCAAGGCGCGCTTTCAGCGCCTTCGCATTAAGCGACAGGATCATGCCTTTCACGGGGCCGATCGCCGCAGGCGACATCGACAGG carries:
- the prfA gene encoding peptide chain release factor 1, translated to MSLPTARLDAILTRHDDLIARLNQATDGASVVSLSKEVAEVEGVARAIRAFRETEVELADYDAMIADSATDADLRALAEAERPGLLEKRETLEKEIRLALLPKDAADARGVILEIRAGTGGDEAALFAGDLLRMYMRYASLHGWRFELLSESEGSVGGYKEAIAEIEGQGVYARLKFESGAHRVQRVPDTEASGRIHTSAATVAVLPQAEEVDVVINDADLRIDTLRSGGAGGQHVNKTESAVRITHVPTGLAVLMQEERSQHRNKAKAMALLRARLFDLERTKRDSARAADRRAQVGSGDRSERIRTYNFPQGRVTDHRIELTLYKLPQILEGVSLDEIIDALITEDQAIKLAAEAA